Proteins encoded by one window of Cannabis sativa cultivar Pink pepper isolate KNU-18-1 chromosome 4, ASM2916894v1, whole genome shotgun sequence:
- the LOC115712382 gene encoding endochitinase — protein sequence MKHYYLCLCSIITALFLLVNVSSYAVAAGECGKDAGGALCAEGFCCSNYGYCGQTDDYCAPDKCQSQCPTPSPPPPPSPPSPPPPPFTPPPPASPEDISNIITPSIFEEMLTYRNDPRCKSNGFYAYDAFITAARNFPSFGTTGTLETRKRELAAFLAQTSHETTGGWSTAEGGPYAWGYCFISEVGQPGSYCVPSTEWPCVPGKKYYGRGPIQISYNYNYGPAGQALGLELLSNPDLVATDAVVSFKTAIWFWMTPQYNKPSCHDVIVGEWIPTPADVAANRLPGYGVITNIINGGLECGHGEDDRVKDRIGFYERYCGILGVSTGENVDCYYQHSFGFRLMNARSFGVIKMSVDE from the exons ATGAAACACTATTACTTGTGCTTGTGTAGTATTATTACTGCATTGTTTCTTCTAGTAAATGTTAGCTCCTACGCAGTAGCAGCAGGAGAATGTGGAAAAGATGCTGGCGGTGCTCTTTGTGCTGAGGGCTTTTGCTGTAGTAACTACGGATACTGTGGTCAAACCGACGACTATTGTGCCCCTGATAAGTGCCAAAGCCAATGCCCAACTCCTTCTCCACCCCCGCCACCATCACCACCGTCTCCGCCACCTCCTCCCTTCACACCACCACCTCCGGCGTCTCCCGAAGATATTAGCAACATCATTACTCCATCAATATTCGAGGAGATGCTTACCTATAGAAATGACCCTCGATGCAAAAGCAATGGCTTCTACGCCTACGATGCCTTCATAACAGCCGCTAGAAATTTTCCAAGCTTTGGTACTACTGGTACTCTAGAAACTCGTAAGAGAGAACTCGCGGCATTCCTTGCCCAAACTTCTCACGAGACCACAG GAGGATGGTCAACCGCAGAAGGAGGACCATATGCTTGGGGATATTGCTTTATCAGCGAAGTAGGTCAGCCTGGTTCTTATTGCGTACCTAGCACAGAATGGCCTTGTGTTCCTGGCAAAAAATACTATGGTCGTGGACCCATTCAAATCAGTTA TAATTACAACTACGGACCCGCTGGTCAAGCACTTGGATTGGAACTATTAAGCAACCCAGATCTAGTTGCAACAGACGCAGTTGTTTCATTCAAGACAGCTATATGGTTTTGGATGACTCCACAGTATAATAAGCCATCTTGTCACGACGTTATTGTTGGCGAGTGGATACCGACACCGGCTGACGTGGCAGCTAATCGACTTCCGGGCTATGGTGTCATCACTAACATAATCAACGGAGGTCTGGAGTGCGGCCATGGTGAAGATGACAGGGTTAAAGATAGGATTGGTTTCTATGAAAGGTACTGCGGTATACTTGGAGTAAGCACTGGGGAAAACGTGGACTGTTACTATCAACACTCTTTCGGTTTTAGACTCATGAATGCAAGATCATTTGGAGTGATCAAAATGTCGGTCGACGAATAG